The following coding sequences are from one Thunnus maccoyii chromosome 17, fThuMac1.1, whole genome shotgun sequence window:
- the LOC121882526 gene encoding uncharacterized protein C14orf132-like codes for MDLSFMAAQIPVMTGAFMDSSPNDDYSTDHSLFNSSASVHAASMAAQGPPEEPQSMSRDAIWLWIAITATIGNIVVVGVVYAFTF; via the coding sequence ATTCCGGTGATGACAGGCGCCTTCATGGACTCATCGCCCAACGATGACTACAGCACTGACCACTCTCTGTTCAACTCGTCTGCCAGCGTCCACGCTGCATCCATGGCAGCTCAAGGCCCACCTGAGGAGCCTCAGTCCATGTCCCGGGATGCCATTTGGCTCTGGATCGCCATCACTGCCACTATTGGGAACATAGTGGTTGTGGGCGTTGTGTATGCGTTCACATTCTGA